The Bombus huntii isolate Logan2020A chromosome 1, iyBomHunt1.1, whole genome shotgun sequence genome contains a region encoding:
- the LOC126863745 gene encoding ubiquitin-related modifier 1 yields MSIESSSIPVTIEFGGGAELLFDKKKKHSVNLPGNEWTIQKLLFWIKDNLLKERPELFMQGDTVRPGILVLVNDTDWELLGESNYNIDSGDTILFISTLHGG; encoded by the exons atgtCTATCGAAAGTAGCAGTATTCCCGTGACCATTGAATTCGG agGTGGGGCAGAATTACTTttcgacaaaaagaaaaagcacTCTGTGAACTTACCTGGAAACGAAT gGACTATACAAAAGTTACTTTTCTGGATAAAAGATAACCTTCTAAAAGAACGACCGGAACTTTTTATGCAAGGAGACACCGT GCGACCAGGAATTTTGGTACTTGTAAATGACACCGATTGGGAATTATTG GGCGAGAGCAATTACAACATAGATTCAGGCGACACGATATTGTTTATATCCACCTTGCACGGAGGATAG